Within Parafrankia irregularis, the genomic segment AACGCCGGGGAATCCCTGCGGCGAGGACCGCCGCGGCGTAGCCCGGGGTCTGTAGCAGGCCGGGGACGAGCTGGGTCTCGTAGGCGCTGATGGCACTGGCCTCGGTCTCCAGACCGATGTATCCACCGAACCAGTCGGGGAGGAGATCTCCCCAGGACTGCCACCAGCCGCGTTCGTTGGACTGCCGCGCCAGGGCGGTGAGCGCGGTGACCGTGCCCGGGTCGGTGACCTGGTAGAGCTCGAGCAGGTCGGTGACGTCCCGGGGCGTGGTGGGGCTACGCCCCAACTCGATCCGGGAGATCTTCGATGGGGAGCACCCAAGGCGGGTGCGTGCCTCATCGGGAGTGATGCCCGCGGCCTCTCGGAGCCGGCGTAGCTCGGCGCCGAGTCGGCGCCGGCGCACGGTGGGGCTGGCGTCCTCTGACTGTGTCCGATCCACGTTGGGCAGTCTGCCATCGCCGTCACCGCGGGTCTGCCGGGTCGCGCATGTGCAGCAGGTAGGCGAGGGTGTTCCTCCTGCCAGGCCATCCCATCAGAAGATCTTCATAGAATTTCATCATGGTATTGCATGATCTTGTGGTGACGGGGATCCTGTGAACATCGATGCGGATCCGAGCGCAGGATCTGCCCCGCGACCCCGGGAGTGCAGACGCAATGGACTGGCGACACCGAAGCCTTTGCCGTGACGAGGACCCAGAGCTCTTCTTTCCGATCGGAACGACCGGTCCGGCCGAGCGGCAAGTCGAGGAAGCGAAGGCCGTCTGCAGGCGGTGCTCCGTCACCAGTGACTGTCTGAACTGGGCCCTGGATACAGGTCAGGACTCCGGTGTGTGGGGAGGGCTGAGCGAAGACGAACGCCGAGCCTTGAAGCGGCAGGTCCGCCTACGGGTACGCACCGCGTGACCAGCCGTGCCGGAAACGGATCCCCTGGAACAGCAGCTGGAGGCGGGCACGGGGGATCCGTTCTGCCGCGCAGGCAGCCCGATCTCGCCGGACCTTTCCGAGCGGGGGACCGCCGGCGTCAGCCGCCCCTTATCTGGCCGAGCGATCTTCCCGTCGACTGGTCCACCGATCCTGACGTAGTCACACGGCTCCGATCAGGGCTGGCCCGGCTCTGACCGACCTTGTCCTGTCCGTCTCCCATCCGTGAAGTGGTCCGAGCCGTCGGCGTGCCGCAGCCACCAACCGGGCACGCACCTGTGCCTGCAGATCAAGAGGATCAGCGTTGGAATGGCGCTGAAGAGCAGGAGTCCCGCCCCGAGCGTGAGCTCCAGCTCGACGCGGCTGCGTAGGTCCGGCGCGCCGACAATCGTCATGCGGCTGGCGGCGATGAGGAGCACGACCGTGACGACGGCAAGCGGCCAAAGCGGGAGCATGGCCGAGGTCGGGTTGACCAGCCTCCGCTGGACGCGGAGACGTTGTGCCTCCAGCTCGTCGCTGTCCCGCTGGATGCGGGCCATCAGGGTGGCGTGCAACTGCCCGGCCTGAATCAGTTCGCGTTCCCGCTGGCATCGCCTGGTGACGGGATCCGTGTTGTCGACCGGGAGAAGTCGCAGCGCGGCGTCGATGGTCGACAGTGCGGCCTCGAAATCGCCGCACATACGTTGCCCGGTCGCCAGACGACGGCGGATATCGGGATCGTCGGGGAAGGTGGCCGAGGCCTCGGCCGCATGGGCCCGCAGCAGCTCACGCTGACCGGGAAACGGCGGGGCGACTGACAGTGCGTCCAGACAGACGTCCGTGACTAGCCGGGACGGGGCGATCCACGCCTGGCGGAGAAGACCGGTGGCGTATTCGGTCGTCAGTCGTCGGCTACCGAACGCGCCGTACGCGCGAAGGGCTAGGACCAGGGGGCCGCTGTCGTGGTCGTGAGTCGCGAAAGGCGACTGGAGGAACTGGTGCAGCTCGTCGAACCAGAGGTTCGCTCGTAGCTTGCTCGCGTGGAAGAGCGTCGCGAAGAGATGCGCGTGCGGGTCGTCGACGTCCTTCATGATCTGTTGGGTGGCGACGGCCAGGTCTTGGGGCGAGTCGACCGTGTCCCGGGTACGGGTGCCGAATTCGAGCGCCCACGCCTGGGTGATCTCGTGACGATGGTCGGGCTGCTCGATGTGGCTGCCCAGCCAGGCCCCGCAAGCAGCTGCGATGGTGATGCTGGGGTTGGCACGCAGGCGCAGCGCCCAGTACTGCCGGGCGAAGATTAGCCACCGGTCGGTGCTGTCCACCGAGGTCACCGTGAACGGGGGCTGCGCCCCCGCCGCGACGAGGGCCGCTGCCGCATCCTCACCCACGCGGGCGATCTCCCGCGGGTCGTCCACCTTGATCTGGCCGATCCGAGCCACGATTCCGGCGACGTCGTTCTCACTCGTCACCCCCGCACCTTAAACCGGATAGATCCTCCTTGATCCGTGAACAAGGGGGGTCGTTGTGATTCGCCGATCACGAAGACCTGGGGGGAGCGCAACTCCCTCGCTTCTCGGGTGGCGCCGTGGCCCTGGGGGCCGCCGTTACTGCTGGAGCTGCCGTGGAGCGCCGGCCCGAGGGAGGGGTCGGGTGGTCGATGGGGACCACGGTGTAGCCGGACAATTGCAGAGAGCGTGCGTGTCGGTCGGCCTCCTGCTGGCACCCGAACTCGGCGATGATCTGCGTGGGCCGGTCGGCCGAGTCCAGTGCGACGACCGCCCAGTCGCTCTCGCCGGTCCACTCTGTGGGCAGCACCCTGGCGTCGATTCCGGGTTGGGTGCGCGCCCATTCGTCGGCGAGCTGGGGGGCCGCGAAGCCGACGACCGCACGGACCGCACGGTCACGGCTGTCAAGTGTCACGACTCCCCACCCCGCCATGGTGGTGAGGCCGGAGGTGGAGGTGCTCATGCCGCGCCTTCCTGGTTGTCGGCATCGAGGGGGACGGGGGATCAATCCCAGGCGATCATGAACTGGTTGTACGGTGCGGTGATCTGCCGTCCCGGCAGCGGACTGCCGCAGGCGGTGGAGGGCGGGTAGACCCTGATCGTCGGGTCGGGGCCCTCGCGGCGGTGCGCGTCCCACATCTGGATGTCGTAGCCGAGCAGGTCCGCGACCTCGTGTCGATCCGGGCCGTAGGCGGCAACCCGGACCTCTACGGCGCTGTCTTCGATGGGCTCGATGTCGAGGAAGGCGAGGGTGCCGCGCTTCCACACCGCTGACACGCCGTCAGGGCAGGGCCGGGTCATCGGAGTCTGCTGGTCGCTGACCGGCTCGACGTACAACCGGCCATAGAGTGGCCGGACGACGGCCAGCGTCAGATCCAGATGGGGGAGCAAGCTGGCGGGCAGTGTCACACCGGTGCGTACCAGGTGTCGCTGCCCGATGATGGCGTCCCGCAGCGCGCCGGCGTCTACGTCCTGGCCCGCGGCGTCCAGCCGCACCCCGGCGGACAGAAACGTCGCAGTGCGCCGAGGGCTCTGAGACCGTCCAGGGAACGGACGTATCGAGTCCGAGACGAGCAGACCGCCGTCGCGCACGAAGGCCACCGCCCTGTCCAAGCCACGCAGCCGCAGAGGGAGGACGAGTCGTCCTCCCTCTGCGACTTCGCTAACCAGCTCCGGGTGGATGTCCGTCGGAGCGTGGAGAAGCACTCGGTCGTAGGGCATGCGTAGCCGCCCCGCGATGTCCCCACCTACCAGCTCGACGTTGAGGAAGCGGGGATCGTTGAGTCCTGCGGCATTCCTGCTGATTTTCAGGGCGTCGACATCTGTCGTCACGACCTTGCCGGTCCTACCGGCCAGCACGGACAGCAACGCCGTGCTGTATCCGTCAGGAGAGCCGATCTCCAGAACGCGGGAACCGGGCTCGACCGCGAGCTGGTCGAGCATCACCGCGACCGCGGCTGGTACGGATGCCCACCGCCCGACGCCGTAGCCGCCGAAGGCGCCGTCGCCATACACCTCCTCGAAGGCGACGCCGGACACGAACCGCTCGCGCGGAACCGCGCGCATCGCCGCCTCGACCGTCGTGGACACCGCCGCAACAGCGAGAACGCGGTCGACCATCACCGCGCGCAGTGCTGCAGCCGAGACGACCGACCCGTTGGAGGTCATGACGCCGAGGGGAGCATGTCGTCGTACTCCCCGCGCTTCGCCGCGCTCACGAAGTCGCTGAATGCACCAGGTGAGTTCCGTACCGCCTGGCCCAGACTCGACCGGATCAGAACGCGGGGCCCATCAAGGGCGACCTCGATGATGTCGGGCACTGCGGGGTTGACCTGGGACGGTCGTCGCCATTCCAGCGCGGGAAGGACGGGCGCGGCGGTGGGGGGTAGGGACACGGTTTCCTTCGCAGGTTGTGGATGGAACCGCCGAACCCGAGCCGTTCTTTGACGGCGCGGGCCCGGCGGGCTCGTGGGAAGGTTCTGTCGTAACTACGGAGAAAGCACCCGGCGTACGGCGGTCAAGTGCATCACCCGCTCGGTGATGCGCACACCGCTCTGTTCCGCGCCGAGGAACAGCGCATGCTCGTATCTGCTGATCAGACTTTGATCTCTGATCACTTTTCTCATCATCGCCTCTGTGGACAGGCCACCAGGCGTGACCGGTCTCAGTAAGTAGGCCTTTACGGAATCGGCGTCTCTGAGATCCGTTGTCACCGAGTCGAATCGGGGAAGACCCGCATCCAGGCCTACGAGCTGACCGGAGAGAACGATCCCGCGTTCGCTGAAGAGGTGCGCAGCGCGCAGCGCGGGGATCGAGTTCGCGACAGCAGCGTGGACGAAGTGAACCTCGGAACGGCTGATGCCCTGCCAGCCAATGTCCATATGTCGTTCCGCGTGGAGCGGCTCGCAGATGGAAAGGCGCCCGCCCACCTGGAGGACCCGCGCGGCCTCGGTCATGAGGCCACGCAACGGCGACCAGTATGCGAACACCCCACTGCCTACAACCACCTGCGCCGACGCAGAGGGAATGTCCAAGATGGACGGATCCGTACCGATCCATCGGGCCGTACCTCCGTCAGGTATCGGCCGCGCCTGCCGGATCGGGGGCACCACCGGCGTGACCGTCGACACGCTGCCGGACGAGCCGACCCGACGTAGCGCCTCAAGCGTGAGCAGCGCGGTCTCGTCGCCGAGATTGACGACATGGTCACCGGGCCTGATACCGGCGTCGTCGAGAATCCGGGCGCATTCAACCTGCGCGCGCCTCTGATCTACCGGTGACGTTCCGGCGGCCCAACCGGGCGCGGGTCGCGACTCCACCGCTTCAGACCTGAGCATCGCGGCCCGCCACATGAGATTGTCCGAGTCCATCACTGCCAGCGGCGGACCACGGCGCGGTGAACTGCGCGTGCCCGTCGAGCATGCCCGCGATATGCGCGGCATGCGGACCCGCCTTTCTCGGGTCCGGCCGGTTGGCGGCGGCGTCGATGATCACATCTACTCCATGAATAGCGGAAAGATCCTTGGCGAATGTTTGGCGTCGCCGACGCCGGAATTTCCGGTTCCCTGGCAACCAGATTCCTGGGGCTGCGGGTGGGAAGGCGCTACTCGGCGGAGAGACAGCTTCCTTCCCACCCGGCCATCCCGTCCCGTTCACCACCGGACCGCAGCAGGGCGGCAACCGCCGGTCGCGGTGGGGCGGGTGGCCCCAGCGGGAACCTCCAGCGAGCCGGACCCGGCCGGCGCATCTGTGGGGCACGCGCGCTCCTCTGCAGGTCCGGGCGGGTGGCCAGTGGTGTCCCGCTGTGCACGACTCATGACACAGGGCGTGACGTGACTGTGGAAGGGTGGGAACTTCCTTTTCGTGGGTGGGAAATTTTTTCCCACCCACGGCGCGCCGAGGACGAGAGGGAGACTGGTGGACGCTGACGGGGTCGAAGTGCTGAAGGAGGCCCTGGCCACACGCTTCATCGAGCTTCAGGAGGCACACGGCCTGTCGGGCATCCAGCTGGAGCTCCGCACCATGCACGACAAGAACAACGTCTATGCCATCCGCAACCGGGGGCGGTTGCCCACCCGCGAGGTTCTACAGTCCTACGACCGCGAGTTCGGGACTGGCACGGAGCTCACCGATCTTGGTGAACGGGTCCGCGCGGCGCAGAAGGCCCGAAGAGCCGCCAACGCGGCCAACGCGGCCAACGCGGCCATCTCCCGGACGCGGCCCGCACCGGTGGACGAGGAGGTGAGCGGAACGAACAGGAGGACGTTTTTCGAGTTCGGCGCGACGAGTGTCCTGGCAGTTGAGGCCTACCGGCGGCATGCGGGGAACAGCCTTGACCCGCTGACGCT encodes:
- a CDS encoding WhiB family transcriptional regulator codes for the protein MDWRHRSLCRDEDPELFFPIGTTGPAERQVEEAKAVCRRCSVTSDCLNWALDTGQDSGVWGGLSEDERRALKRQVRLRVRTA
- a CDS encoding DUF397 domain-containing protein codes for the protein MSLPPTAAPVLPALEWRRPSQVNPAVPDIIEVALDGPRVLIRSSLGQAVRNSPGAFSDFVSAAKRGEYDDMLPSAS